In Elgaria multicarinata webbii isolate HBS135686 ecotype San Diego chromosome 19, rElgMul1.1.pri, whole genome shotgun sequence, a genomic segment contains:
- the SSNA1 gene encoding microtubule nucleation factor SSNA1: MTQQGAALQSYNNELVKCIEDLSVKRDELNKQIRLEEEEKNKLQNDIRILTERLARINENLARKMASRNEFDKTIAETEAAYMKILESSQTLLNVLRKEAGNLAKATESKNPTTKDS; this comes from the exons ATGACCCAGCAAGGGGCGGCCCTGCAAAGCTACAACAACGAGCTGGTCAAAT GTATTGAAGACCTCAGTGTCAAGAGGGATGAGTTGAACAAGCAGATCCggctggaggaagaggagaagaacaAACTGCAGAATGACATCCGTATCCTGACAGAGAGGTTGGCCCGCATTAATGAGAACCTGGCTCGTAAGATGGCCTCCAGGAATGAGTTTGATAAAACCATCgctgaaacagaggctgcttacATGAAG ATTTTGGAAAGCTCCCAGACACTGCTCAATGTACtgaggaaggaagcaggaaaTCTTGCCAAAGCCACAGAGTCAAAAAACCCCACAACTAAAGATAGCTGA